In one window of Candidatus Binatia bacterium DNA:
- a CDS encoding TonB family protein, protein MTILASRFGHFLTFSLAVHAAVGLALRQSIFVSPRPPAIVRVQILPEQAEPAAAGPVRSSPSLPVAGQSPPTMPSAPTAPTRRQVRRSGQRRTQPAEARAARTVPKTASSPAELAGSEPTGSSEIAGSANTGAGFAAGLSPGQAEGRPAPDPVATYLAQVRALLDAHKRYPEQARRLKLQGIAVIAFEISPSGSVRNMRVVSADDSLLGLAALHTLKQAARAIGPPPTKRTVPVEVALRFELQPERSMP, encoded by the coding sequence ATGACCATTCTGGCAAGTCGCTTTGGCCATTTTCTAACCTTCTCGTTGGCTGTGCATGCTGCCGTCGGGCTCGCTTTGCGGCAGTCAATTTTTGTCTCGCCCCGCCCACCGGCGATTGTGCGCGTGCAGATCTTGCCCGAACAGGCGGAGCCTGCGGCCGCTGGGCCTGTGCGGTCTTCTCCCTCGTTACCAGTCGCCGGGCAAAGCCCACCGACGATGCCGAGCGCGCCAACGGCGCCTACCCGACGGCAAGTGCGCCGGTCTGGCCAGCGGCGCACGCAACCGGCAGAAGCGCGCGCCGCCCGAACGGTGCCGAAGACTGCCAGCTCCCCGGCCGAGCTTGCGGGTTCTGAGCCAACCGGTTCGTCTGAAATTGCAGGCTCCGCCAACACCGGGGCTGGATTTGCGGCCGGGCTTTCCCCGGGGCAGGCCGAAGGGAGGCCCGCACCCGACCCAGTGGCAACCTACCTTGCACAGGTGCGCGCGCTGCTTGATGCCCACAAGCGGTATCCCGAACAAGCGCGGCGGCTCAAGCTGCAAGGCATTGCAGTCATTGCCTTCGAAATTTCGCCTTCAGGATCCGTACGGAACATGCGCGTCGTCAGCGCCGACGACTCCCTGCTGGGGCTCGCTGCCCTGCACACGCTCAAGCAAGCCGCCCGCGCCATCGGTCCGCCTCCAACTAAGCGAACGGTGCCCGTGGAGGTCGCGCTGCGCTTCGAGCTGCAACCGGAAAGGAGCATGCCGTGA
- a CDS encoding TonB-dependent receptor: MSLLALVFTPTVAAAEMNRDDAAQNAAPKAFRLEEITVTSTHPAETVSERTVPRQDIDRPTIEATTALSVEHVLEEIPDLYVRRNETFRLGASTVRLQGADPNKVAILIDGKRLLGGVDGVVDVRDIPVELIERVEVQRGIAGSFVDSEAMAGSVNIVTRTPEERPSWSAKLAGGSFDRLLGAFSLAGRHRSFSYLLAYEHDEFALAQQFGAISRQFEGSNSDAKQVRDNVFLRANWQHPSASTLSGTLHFLPVREGPESRRTNLSTDLGWTYRFVQAGELAVLGGRYGFDRENSLPGFQEDVDFEQWFFEADFSSNPILVLDSSNTFSFGYRARRPRLEQHALPGVATSSQLVSIPHGGGTATVQSPYIEHEWNNLGALSLADGVNFDLHSLFPVQVTPRLVITWRPSDRFRLSAAGGRGYRAPDLLQLYDVDLNNVVAIGDRPTGYAILGNRSLRPEFDYAFNLEAEWIPLRGMRLEANAFRHDFRNLIDVVLLCASSTQCVGGFQHPFPSLAGQVFQYANVARAETAGVDLSVKCSLAELSGWAPRRLQPTLGLAYGFLHSRNASERPGEMGKELPFRPPHRFIPSLLLVAPEQAVQAKLWAEYEDRTFTDLLNTPDQIARSHWTVNTRLQVGLQPWVRRYLPSTSAQWLSGTALFIEATNLLDVEYGVAGPLSRLAGRRSVLFGVHTRS, from the coding sequence ATGAGCCTGCTTGCCTTGGTCTTTACGCCGACAGTTGCAGCCGCTGAAATGAACCGAGACGATGCAGCCCAGAACGCTGCACCAAAAGCCTTCCGCCTCGAGGAGATCACCGTCACCAGCACCCACCCCGCCGAAACGGTTTCCGAGCGCACGGTCCCCAGGCAGGACATCGATCGACCCACCATCGAAGCCACGACCGCGCTTTCCGTGGAACATGTTCTCGAAGAGATCCCCGACCTTTATGTGCGGCGCAATGAAACATTTCGACTGGGCGCGAGCACCGTGCGGCTACAAGGAGCCGACCCCAACAAGGTTGCCATCCTTATCGACGGCAAGCGGCTGCTGGGAGGTGTGGACGGCGTCGTCGACGTGCGCGACATTCCAGTCGAGCTTATTGAGCGCGTCGAAGTGCAACGCGGCATTGCCGGCAGCTTCGTCGATAGCGAAGCCATGGCCGGCAGTGTGAATATCGTGACCCGTACGCCCGAGGAACGTCCCTCGTGGTCAGCCAAACTGGCCGGTGGCTCGTTCGACCGCCTCCTCGGCGCGTTCTCCCTTGCCGGGCGCCATCGAAGTTTTAGCTACCTATTGGCGTACGAGCACGACGAGTTCGCTCTCGCACAACAATTCGGCGCGATCAGCCGCCAATTCGAAGGCTCCAATTCCGATGCCAAACAAGTGCGCGACAACGTTTTTCTCCGAGCAAATTGGCAGCACCCGTCAGCCTCTACGCTCAGCGGCACGCTCCATTTTCTACCTGTACGCGAGGGGCCCGAGAGCCGCCGCACGAACCTCAGCACTGACCTGGGTTGGACTTACCGCTTCGTACAAGCTGGGGAGCTCGCGGTTCTTGGCGGACGCTACGGGTTCGATCGTGAGAACAGCTTGCCCGGATTCCAAGAAGACGTCGACTTCGAACAATGGTTCTTCGAGGCTGACTTTTCCTCCAACCCCATTTTGGTCCTCGATTCTTCCAACACCTTTTCCTTCGGTTACCGGGCTCGGCGTCCCCGCCTCGAACAACACGCTCTGCCGGGTGTGGCCACGAGCAGTCAGCTTGTGAGCATCCCCCACGGCGGGGGAACGGCAACGGTGCAAAGCCCCTACATTGAACACGAATGGAACAATCTCGGAGCGCTTTCCCTTGCCGATGGTGTGAATTTCGACCTCCACAGTTTATTCCCCGTGCAGGTCACCCCCCGCCTCGTCATTACTTGGCGACCCAGCGACCGCTTTCGCCTCAGCGCTGCCGGAGGACGGGGTTACCGGGCGCCCGATCTACTCCAGCTCTATGACGTCGACCTGAACAACGTCGTTGCCATCGGCGATCGGCCCACCGGCTACGCCATTCTGGGCAACCGTTCCCTACGGCCAGAATTCGACTACGCGTTCAACCTCGAAGCAGAGTGGATTCCGCTGCGCGGAATGCGTCTGGAAGCGAATGCTTTCCGCCACGATTTCCGCAATCTGATCGATGTTGTTCTCCTCTGCGCCAGCAGCACTCAGTGCGTAGGTGGCTTCCAACACCCATTCCCCTCCCTCGCCGGCCAAGTATTCCAGTACGCTAACGTCGCCCGCGCCGAAACCGCTGGCGTGGACCTGTCGGTCAAATGCTCGCTTGCCGAGCTTTCCGGCTGGGCGCCTCGCCGGCTCCAGCCCACTCTCGGGCTCGCCTATGGCTTTCTGCACTCGCGCAACGCTTCCGAGCGACCCGGTGAAATGGGCAAGGAGCTGCCGTTCCGGCCACCCCACCGTTTCATTCCAAGCCTGCTGCTGGTGGCTCCGGAACAAGCCGTGCAGGCCAAGCTATGGGCGGAGTATGAAGACCGCACCTTCACCGACCTCCTCAATACCCCGGATCAAATTGCCCGCTCGCATTGGACGGTGAACACGCGGCTGCAAGTCGGGCTGCAGCCTTGGGTTCGGCGCTACCTGCCCTCCACCAGTGCGCAATGGCTGTCGGGCACCGCTCTGTTCATCGAAGCCACGAACCTATTGGATGTAGAATACGGCGTGGCTGGTCCACTGTCGCGCCTCGCTGGGCGTCGCAGCGTCTTGTTCGGAGTGCACACTCGCTCATGA
- a CDS encoding iron ABC transporter permease codes for MISVAPSHSRALNGYRAGLALLALTVAALVFLSLFLGAQSLSAGVIFRALFLPTTCGDPHECDTVRYVVFQLRLPRSLVALGTGIALAVAGVVLQALWRNPLADAGVLGVSTAAALGAAAATYFGTFTVVGPWIPSHLHMTAGAFAVSLATLTVLYKLAGQRGGTNLSALLLLGIACNAIGSGVLGLFLFLSSDAQLRALTFWTLGSAAGANWLVAASLWSGILTLAPILYRLRTALDVLLLGEHNAFYLGFKPARVQRVALVSVALLLALAIAATGPVAFVGLIVPHTLRLLTGAQHRTLLPLASLAGGLFVLASDLCARTLASPAELPLSLVTASAGGPALLLFLKLNSSPEHWR; via the coding sequence ATGATCTCGGTCGCGCCATCGCACTCGCGCGCTCTCAACGGCTACCGCGCCGGGCTGGCTCTTCTAGCCCTGACGGTTGCGGCTTTGGTGTTCCTATCGTTGTTTCTCGGCGCCCAGAGCTTGTCCGCGGGTGTGATCTTCCGCGCACTCTTTCTGCCCACGACCTGTGGCGACCCCCACGAGTGCGACACGGTTCGCTACGTGGTGTTCCAATTGCGACTACCGCGATCCTTGGTGGCGCTAGGCACCGGGATCGCCTTGGCCGTAGCCGGAGTCGTGTTGCAAGCTTTGTGGCGCAACCCCCTGGCAGACGCAGGCGTGCTCGGCGTATCGACCGCGGCCGCACTCGGTGCTGCAGCTGCCACCTATTTCGGGACATTCACCGTCGTGGGCCCGTGGATTCCCAGCCACTTGCACATGACGGCTGGTGCGTTCGCCGTCTCCCTGGCCACCCTCACGGTCCTGTACAAGCTTGCTGGGCAGCGGGGCGGAACGAACCTGAGCGCGCTGTTGCTCCTCGGAATCGCCTGCAATGCGATCGGCTCCGGAGTGCTGGGCTTGTTTCTCTTCCTCTCCTCGGACGCCCAATTACGCGCCTTGACGTTCTGGACGCTGGGCAGTGCAGCAGGAGCAAACTGGCTGGTGGCCGCGTCGCTGTGGTCTGGCATTCTGACCCTGGCGCCGATTTTATACCGCCTGCGCACGGCTCTCGACGTTTTGCTCCTCGGTGAGCACAACGCCTTTTACTTGGGGTTCAAGCCCGCGCGGGTGCAACGGGTAGCTCTCGTTTCCGTCGCCCTGCTTCTGGCTCTCGCAATCGCGGCCACGGGGCCGGTAGCCTTCGTCGGTTTGATCGTGCCGCACACGTTGCGCCTTCTCACAGGGGCTCAGCACCGAACGCTTTTGCCCCTCGCGTCACTCGCCGGTGGCCTGTTCGTGCTTGCCAGCGACTTGTGTGCGCGGACGCTAGCCAGCCCGGCGGAGCTGCCGTTGAGCTTGGTCACTGCCTCCGCCGGCGGCCCAGCTTTGTTGTTGTTTCTCAAGCTCAACTCTTCCCCGGAGCATTGGCGATGA
- a CDS encoding ABC transporter substrate-binding protein, whose translation MKLSWTHRYCALLVVLAATAGLAQPPLAEKQEHTNGGQPRPQRVVVLGPVLTDIVFALGADEQVVAVDAASVHPPAAAAKAYLPYYRNLNAEGVLAQRPDLVLAAEDAAPAHAVAQLRGAGCRFVQLSPAETFDELWTLIPQVGNYLGRQQEASSLVAALKTKIEGLRALALRSHAPPRALVLFAPGSGTVLAAGRLTAADELLRVIGATNAGTNFLHLKPLGPEAILESDPDWLIVTEQTVRTLGGVDALWQLPGVVRTRAARERHVFTAPDVAVLSLGPSSVDSAERLLRAFRGHDLLQSQGLQ comes from the coding sequence GTGAAATTGAGTTGGACACATCGTTACTGTGCACTGCTCGTCGTTCTTGCCGCTACTGCCGGACTCGCCCAACCACCGCTCGCCGAAAAGCAGGAGCACACCAATGGTGGGCAGCCACGTCCGCAGCGCGTCGTCGTGCTGGGTCCCGTGCTCACAGACATCGTCTTCGCCCTCGGCGCGGACGAACAAGTCGTGGCGGTCGACGCAGCGAGCGTTCACCCTCCCGCCGCGGCTGCCAAGGCCTACCTCCCGTATTACCGCAATCTCAACGCTGAAGGTGTGCTCGCCCAAAGACCCGACCTCGTGCTCGCAGCCGAGGATGCGGCTCCGGCGCACGCCGTCGCCCAACTGCGCGGCGCTGGCTGTCGGTTTGTGCAATTGAGTCCCGCCGAGACCTTCGACGAACTCTGGACGTTGATCCCGCAAGTAGGGAACTACCTCGGTCGACAACAGGAAGCGTCCAGCTTGGTCGCCGCGCTGAAGACGAAAATCGAGGGGCTCAGAGCTCTTGCCCTCCGCAGCCACGCTCCACCACGCGCGTTAGTGCTGTTCGCTCCCGGCAGCGGAACGGTTCTTGCCGCCGGACGTCTCACTGCGGCCGACGAACTTCTGCGGGTCATTGGCGCAACCAATGCGGGAACCAATTTTCTTCATCTCAAGCCTCTAGGCCCAGAAGCCATCCTTGAAAGCGATCCAGACTGGCTCATCGTCACCGAACAAACCGTGAGGACCTTGGGCGGAGTCGACGCCCTCTGGCAACTTCCTGGGGTCGTGCGTACGCGCGCCGCTCGTGAACGACACGTCTTTACTGCCCCCGACGTTGCGGTGCTCAGCCTCGGTCCTTCGTCTGTGGATTCGGCAGAACGCCTCCTGCGAGCCTTTCGGGGGCACGACCTCTTGCAAAGTCAGGGTCTGCAATGA
- a CDS encoding hemin-degrading factor, which produces MPTLGKEKIPSIQTRYFQLVATRGRVRTLDAANALGVTELDLLDAFPEQVLPLRPHFKDIFLTLEKAGPLLGLTRNRLAVIEREGRYAPFAYSERDALVLGPEIDLRLNLTRFGFGRLVVTPNPLQLRPGVLFFDAWGNALHKVFFIEGTDVQLQDRLRIDFADPEASSVRTAALQIAEEPEQPSLFETAVDSVALREAWAAMRDTHDTFSVLHRFRISRLRALHALGAEWAERARPDALWCLLQHVAASGQPIMIFVGNRGVTQIYKGPIEHVRLAGEWWNVLDEKFNLHVRYTGLGQSWVVRKPVPGGFVTSLETFDNEGNLTVQVFSYREPGRAESSTWRKTVGALTAHR; this is translated from the coding sequence ATGCCCACCTTGGGTAAGGAGAAGATTCCCTCGATTCAGACTCGCTATTTCCAATTGGTCGCGACTCGAGGCCGGGTACGCACACTTGACGCAGCGAACGCCCTCGGTGTCACCGAGCTTGACCTGCTCGATGCCTTCCCCGAACAGGTGCTGCCATTGCGGCCCCATTTCAAAGACATTTTTCTAACCCTAGAGAAAGCGGGGCCGCTTCTCGGCCTGACTCGCAACCGCCTCGCGGTGATCGAACGGGAGGGCCGTTACGCCCCATTTGCTTACTCCGAGCGCGACGCGCTCGTGCTCGGTCCCGAAATCGACCTGCGCTTGAACTTGACTCGCTTTGGCTTCGGCCGACTCGTCGTAACTCCGAACCCATTGCAATTACGCCCTGGCGTTTTGTTTTTCGATGCGTGGGGCAATGCGTTGCACAAGGTTTTCTTTATCGAGGGAACGGACGTGCAGCTCCAGGACCGACTGCGCATCGACTTTGCCGACCCGGAGGCAAGCTCGGTCCGAACCGCGGCGTTACAAATTGCAGAGGAGCCCGAACAGCCATCGTTATTCGAGACCGCCGTGGACTCTGTGGCGCTCCGCGAAGCTTGGGCCGCCATGCGTGATACCCATGACACCTTTTCCGTTCTTCATCGTTTTCGCATCTCGCGGCTCCGCGCCCTGCATGCCCTGGGTGCCGAGTGGGCTGAGCGCGCCCGGCCCGATGCTTTGTGGTGTCTCCTCCAACATGTGGCCGCCTCCGGCCAGCCGATCATGATATTCGTCGGCAACCGTGGCGTAACGCAGATTTATAAGGGTCCGATCGAACATGTGCGCCTTGCCGGCGAGTGGTGGAATGTCCTCGACGAGAAGTTCAACCTGCACGTGCGCTACACCGGCCTTGGCCAAAGTTGGGTGGTCCGCAAGCCGGTCCCCGGAGGCTTCGTGACCAGCCTGGAGACCTTCGATAACGAGGGCAATCTGACCGTACAGGTGTTCAGCTACCGTGAACCTGGGAGGGCAGAGTCGTCGACCTGGCGTAAAACCGTGGGTGCTTTGACCGCTCATCGGTAA
- a CDS encoding ATP-binding cassette domain-containing protein: protein MISLSRVSVRVGSRHLLRCVSLSVPTGSVTGILGPNGAGKTTLLRACSGELKPTDGCVTLLGKSLAAWTDRKRARHVSFLSQDQPLNFPLRVWQVVALGLLPFPELDAAGVQSVVGRALDTFALRDLANRTYPSLSGGERQRVHLARVLAQHWRGGGHALGVLLLDEPTNHLDLEHEQRLSTLLRELATAGASVLIASHNIPFLSAVADRMVLLNRGAVQATGPTKEILLSPLPERILGVRLTAVSIGGVAKNQRPIFVPRFEFQQTRKEV, encoded by the coding sequence ATGATTTCGCTCAGTCGCGTTTCCGTTCGCGTCGGCTCGCGGCATCTGCTTCGTTGCGTGTCGTTGTCCGTGCCCACCGGTTCGGTAACCGGGATCCTCGGGCCCAACGGTGCGGGGAAAACGACCCTGCTCCGAGCGTGTTCCGGGGAACTCAAACCGACGGATGGCTGTGTCACGTTACTAGGCAAATCCCTCGCAGCCTGGACCGATCGAAAACGCGCGCGCCACGTATCCTTCCTTTCGCAAGATCAGCCGCTGAACTTTCCTCTGCGCGTGTGGCAGGTGGTTGCCCTCGGTCTGCTGCCGTTTCCAGAGCTCGATGCGGCCGGCGTCCAAAGTGTGGTCGGTAGAGCCCTCGACACATTCGCCCTCCGCGATCTCGCAAACCGGACCTACCCTTCGCTTTCGGGTGGAGAACGCCAGAGAGTGCATCTCGCTCGCGTCCTTGCGCAACATTGGCGCGGAGGGGGCCACGCACTCGGCGTGCTCCTGCTCGACGAACCCACGAACCACCTTGACCTGGAACACGAACAGCGACTTAGCACCTTGCTCCGCGAACTCGCCACCGCCGGCGCCAGCGTGTTGATCGCGAGTCACAACATTCCGTTCCTCAGCGCCGTAGCGGATCGCATGGTGCTGTTAAACCGCGGGGCCGTGCAGGCTACCGGCCCGACCAAAGAGATTCTGCTCAGCCCCCTTCCCGAACGCATCCTCGGCGTACGCCTCACAGCAGTTTCCATCGGCGGCGTTGCAAAAAACCAGAGGCCCATTTTCGTGCCGCGCTTCGAATTTCAACAAACGAGAAAGGAGGTTTGA